One genomic window of Punica granatum isolate Tunisia-2019 chromosome 1, ASM765513v2, whole genome shotgun sequence includes the following:
- the LOC116210953 gene encoding 14-3-3-like protein B, with protein MASAIPDNLTREQYVYLAKLAEQAERYEEMVQFMQKLVLGSTPAGELTVEERNLLSVAYKNVIGSLRAAWRIVSSIEQKEEGRKNEEHVVLVKEYRSKVENELSEICASILSLLDSNLIPSATAGESKVFYLKMKGDYHRYLAEFKIGDERKAAAEDTMLAYKAAQDIAMADLAPTHPIRLGLALNFSVFYYEILNQSDKACSMAKQAFEEAIAELDTLGEESYKDSTLIMQLLRDNLTLWTSDVQDQLDES; from the exons ATGGCATCGGCGATCCCCGACAACCTGACCAGGGAGCAGTACGTATACCTCGCCAAGCTCGCCGAGCAGGCGGAGCGATACGAGGAGATGGTCCAGTTCATGCAGAAGCTGGTGCTCGGGTCGACCCCGGCCGGCGAGCTCACGGTCGAGGAGCGGAACCTCCTCTCCGTGGCCTACAAGAACGTGATCGGCTCCCTCCGGGCCGCCTGGCGCATCGTCTCCTCCATCGAGCAGAAGGAGGAGGGCCGGAAGAACGAGGAGCACGTCGTGCTCGTCAAGGAGTACAGATCCAAGGTCGAGAACGAGCTCTCGGAGATCTGCGCCAGCATCCTCAGCCTCCTCGACTCGAATCTGATCCCCTCAGCCACCGCCGGCGAGTCCAAGGTCTTCTACTTGAAGATGAAGGGTGACTACCACCGTTACCTGGCCGAGTTTAAGATCGGAGACGAGAGGAAGGCCGCTGCCGAGGATACTATGCTCGCCTACAAGGCCGCTCAG GACATTGCTATGGCTGATCTGGCTCCAACACACCCGATAAGGCTTGGGCTGGCACTCAACTTCTCGGTCTTCTACTATGAGATACTCAACCAGTCCGACAAAGCATGCAGCATGGCCAAACAG GCATTCGAGGAAGCCATTGCAGAGCTGGACACTCTCGGGGAAGAATCCTACAAGGACAGCACTCTCATCATGCAGCTTCTCAGGGACAACCTCACCCTCTGGACTTCTGACGTCCAG GACCAATTAGACGAGTCCTAG
- the LOC116193230 gene encoding dnaJ-related protein SCJ1, with product MMWDEAFPQPQYASDGGQEEPHGEYSHLNFDFFSLLAKPKDYYKILEVDYDATDDAIRSNYIRLALKWHPDKQKNQDDATSRFQEINEAYRVLSDPVRRMEYDKNGMQHVYDYDLIEYLKRYKGLILTCNGLGIQHSIW from the exons ATGATGTGGGACGAGGCATTCCCTCAGCCTCAGTACGCCTCCGACGGCGGACAAGAGGAACCCCACGGCGAGTACTCCCACCTCAATTTCGATTTCTTCTCCCTACTCGCGAAGCCCAAG GATTACTACAAGATATTGGAGGTGGATTACGACGCCACCGACGACGCGATTCGGTCGAATTACATCCGCCTTGCACTG AAATGGCACCCTGATAAACAAAAGAATCAAGATGATGCCACTTCGAGGTTTCAAGAGATAAACGAGGCTTATCGGG TGCTAAGTGATCCTGTCAGGAGGATGGAATATGACAAGAATGGGATGCAGCATGTCTACGACTATGATCTGATA GAGTATCTTAAACGGTACAAGGGCCTGATATTAACATGCAACGGCCTCGGAATTCAGCATTCGATTTGGTGA
- the LOC116203140 gene encoding vegetative cell wall protein gp1-like, producing MANNNPKEKGISINDNDGPGSQLHQSTSTAGQGLKQIRPSHDKGKPVVEVPIFIPTPQSKSTLQIRPSQVFPSPPATIPPLYRPPRSVYISSGSPHVSFPSPPAIKPPPRRPASPSFSPQLQLSQFNGALSPSVPSPQAPNAPARIKHTSSIRPNQESITRETLLAASRVTRSMMKKMGSSSQEQIGKFSKQISTDWRTSRKAHQKDKE from the exons atGGCCAATAATAATCCAAAGGAAAAG GGAATATCTATCAACGACAATGATGGACCAGGATCTCAGCTCCATCAGTCCACGAGTACTGCTGGCCAAGGACTAAAACAGATCAGACCATCACATGACAAG GGCAAACCTGTAGTTGAAGTCCCTATATTCATTCCAACACCTCAGAGTAAATCAACTCTACAGATCAGACCATCACAAGTTTTCCCAAGTCCACCTGCAACAATACCACCATTGTACAGGCCTCCAAGATCTGTTTATATATCATCTGGTTCTCCACATGTTAGCTTCCCAAGTCCACCTGCAATAAAACCACCTCCACGCAGGCCtgcttctccttctttcagTCCTCAACTGCAACTGTCCCAATTCAACGGTGCATTATCTCCATCAGTACCTTCACCTCAAGCACCAAATGCTCCAGCAAGAATCAAGCATACATCTTCTATAAGACCTAACCAAGAAAGTATCACTAGGGAGACTCTCCTTGCAGCAAGTAGGGTCACTAGGagtatgatgaagaagatgggtTCTTCCAGTCAAGAACAAATAGGAAAGTTCAGCAAGCAAATCAGTACTGATTGGAGAACAAGTAGGAAAGCACATCAGAAAGATAAGGAGTAG
- the LOC116203150 gene encoding uncharacterized protein LOC116203150, translating into MNIESELYDLEKSKGSVESSKAASSHGKKPKWRAHNQKPKDVFGQSPRDDIAAIPIRRADEATEEVPEDEYHTEELESLKGSEDEEEESKPPEFNEASTFGNVNLELYMLFPNLNVFKEAVRNYTIAQGRPIEFPKNDKVRCRVKCCGEECDWEILCSWAEAYGCYQVKYFNLNHKCSRKLILPQADRQWVAKKLVDILRLTPKMTAADAYAHMAGTYHIQVAEIKLYRALHIAKEFIEGSEKDQYTKLWDYCEELRRNNPGSTLQLGVERPDLSFPARFDKLYICFDATKRRAMRGYKPLIGLDGCFLKGYYGGQLLAAVTQDANHAFYVIAYAIVGQETKETWTFFLTRLFEDIGHPSVHGWEFISDMQKGLKGALHELCPKANHRFCVKHLEAIIWKHWPNTDLRSKVWDCAKSKIMADFERNFAQVKELNVAAWNYLSNLPITSWTRAAFPTESKNQSLLNNMCEQFNGSIVKFRGKPILTMLEDIRTYLMTKINESRNQVAKYQGPITPAAQTKLE; encoded by the exons ATGAACATTGAATCTGAACTGTATGATTTGGAGAAGAGTAAAGGTAGTGTTGAATCAAGCAAAGCAGCAAGTTCTCATGGGAAGAAGCCTAAATGGAGGGCCCATAATCAAAAGCCCAAGGATGTATTTGGCCAAAGTCCAAGGGATGATATTGCTGCAATACCAATTCGAAGGGCTGATGAGGCAACTGAGGAAGTTCCTGAAGATGAATACCACACAGAAGAGCTTGAAAGCCTCAAAGGCAGTGAAGATGAGGAGGAAGAATCGAAGCCTCCAGAGTTTAATGAAGCATCAACATTTGGTAATGTTAATTTGGAGTTATACATGTTGTTTCCCAACTTAAATGTGTTTAAGGAGGCTGTGAGGAACTACACTATTGCACAAGGAAGACCAATAGAATTTCCAAAAAACGACAAAGTGAGATGCAGGGTTAAGTGCtgtggagaggaatgtgattGGGAGATATTATGTTCCTGGGCAGAAGCTTATGGGTGTTACCAggtgaaatattttaatctAAACCATAAATGCAGCAGGAAGCTAATACTCCCTCAAGCAGACAGGCAATGGGTTGCAAAGAAGCTTGTGGATATCCTAAGACTAACACCCAAGATGACTGCAGCTGATGCGTATGCCCACATGGCAGGCACATACCATATTCAGGTGGCAGAAATTAAGCTATACAGAGCTTTGCATATTGCCAAGGAGTTTATAGAAGGATCAGAGAAAGATCAATACACAAAACTTTGGGATTATTGTGAAGAACTTAGGAGAAACAATCCTGGTTCGACTCTTCAGCTAGGAGTTGAAAGACCTGATCTTTCTTTCCCTGCAAGGTTTGACAAGTTATACATCTGCTTTGATGCAACCAAGAGAAGGGCCATGAGGGGTTACAAACCTTTGATTGGTCTTGATGGATGCTTTCTAAAAGGATATTATGGAGGCCAACTTCTAGCAGCAGTCACGCAAGATGCAAATCATGCATTTTATGTGATTGCATATGCTATAGTAGGACAGGAGACAAAGGAGACTTGGACTTTCTTTCTTACACGACTTTTTGAGGATATAGGGCACCCAAGTGTACATGGATGGGAGTTTATCTCTGATATGCAGAAG GGACTTAAAGGAGCATTGCATGAGTTATGCCCAAAAGCTAATCACAGGTTTTGTGTTAAGCACTTGGAAGCCATTATATGGAAACATTGGCCCAATACAGATTTGAGAAGTAAAGTATGGGATTGTGCTAAATCTAAGATAATGGCAGATTTTGAAAGGAATTTTGCTCAGGTAAAAGAACTGAATGTGGCTGCTTGGAATTATTTGAGCAATCTACCTATTACCTCATGGACAAGGGCAGCATTTCCTACTGAGAGCAAGAATCAATCTTTGCTCAACAATATGTGCGAGCAGTTTAATGGTTCCATTGTGAAGTTTCGTGGTAAGCCCATATTGACCATGCTGGAAGATATAAGGACATATCTGATGACAAAGATAAACGAAAGCAGAAACCAAGTGGCTAAGTATCAGGGTCCTATCACTCCTGCTGCTCAGACCAAACTAGAGTAA